Within the Phaseolus vulgaris cultivar G19833 chromosome 9, P. vulgaris v2.0, whole genome shotgun sequence genome, the region ataaagaaagagGAGGAATGAAAAACGAATTGTGTGTGAAGATGAGGAATGGAAACTGCATTTTCTAATCTTGGACTGATGAACTAGACCACATGAAGACTGTTATACAAGTGAGAGGGGTTTGGAACTACTTTTGATAAGAAAATGTTAAGAGCAGATAATTTGAACATAGGCGAAGTTAGCAACTCAACATTTTGCTTGTTTTTGTTTGCGATATGTATTCTTTACCTTCTGATTCTCTCAATAGTTGTTGAGGTGGAGAATGAGATGACGGGTTCCTGTTTATGTAAATTTAGATCAGATTTCTCTCGGAAAGTACTGCTTTGTTGAGTTTATAAATGTTTAATGTGTAATAGGGGCACGTAGAGATAGACGCCATGTTTTCTTCTAATGGACTAGCTACTACGCAACCGCTTTTTTCTTTTGGATTGATTGCGGATGTCCAATATGCTGATATTCCTGATGGTCGCTCATTCCTTGGTGTTCCACGGTATTATAGGCACAGTATTCTTGTGTTGCAGAGAGCAGTTAATGAATGGAATACTCATCAGAAGCATATGTTTGTGATTAATCTTGGAGATATTGTTGATGGGTTTTGTCCCAAAGATCAATCTCTTGGTACTGTACAGAAAGTTGTGGACGAATTTGAGATGTTCAGGGGGGGACCTGTGTATCATATGATTGGCAATCACTGCCTATACAATCTCCCTCGCAGCAAGTTACTTCCATTATTGAAGATCCAAACTCTTGATGGCCGTGCATACTATGATTTCTCACCAGTGCCTGAATATAGATTTGTAGTTCTGGATGGCTATGACATCAGTGCCATTggttggccacaagatcatccAAAAACTTTGGAGGCCATGAAAATCCTCAGGGAGAAGAATCCAAATGAAAATAAGAACAGTCCCGATAATTTGGAGGGGCCTGAAAGAAGGTTTGTTATGTTTAATGGAGGTCTTGGAAAGGAACAGATGGAGTGGTTAGATGGTGTTCTCCTGGATGCGACAAAATTGAAACAGAAGGTGATTGTCTGTTGCCATTTGCCTCTAGATCCTGGTGCGGCAAATATGGATACACTGTTGTGGAATTATGATGAAGTAATGAATTTGATGCATAGATACAATTGCGTTAAGGCCTGCCTTGCAGGGCATGATCATATAGGGGGATATTCCATTGATTCTCATGGGATACACCATAGAGTTTTTGAAGCCGCTTTGGAATGTCCCCCTGGTACCAATGCATTTGGATACATTGATGTGTACGATGACAGGATATCACTAATCGGAACCGACAGAATGGAAAGTACAGACATGCATTTTAGCCCCCCAAGTTAATTTGTATTACAGGATGTGTTCTTGTTTATAGAAGTGCctattatcttttattaataGTAGAAGAGTACCTATGATCTTGTTCTAGTCTTACCTAGAGGAGTTTGTCTTTAAAGTTGGAATAACTTAATTGAGTTGGTACTGGTAATTTGCAAGTTCATATGAATTAACCAATATGTACTTAAGATGTCCCTTTCTTTTGAGAGGCACGGATGCAACATTGCTGATGCATGATGCTTTGGGTCAGTATTGTTATTTATCTTGTTGCACAACTTCCTCAATTGCTTGACATAAATTCATTATAGTACCAACTTGCTTCATTGCTTGACATAAATTCGTTCTGATACTAACTATGAAAACAAATGAAATATCCACTCAATTAGAATTGATATGATGAGTTCATATAGTCACTCAATTGCTCTCCACAAGTTACTTAAACCCTAATCTCTTAGTATAATGAACTAAATTTCTTTATTAAGAGTTAATTCCTTGAACACTTAATAAGCAAACTTGCATTTATAGCAAGGGTTTAAGACAAGTAATGAGTCATTAGGTATTTTGTTTTGGTTCTAGATtacaaaagatattttttaataccCAATGAATCAAATATCAAGCTATGAATGCTCAAACCACAACAAGCATTAAGCATAGAAACAAAATACTAACATTGAATAAAAAGAAACACACGTATAAATAGTACCAAATACAAGAGAGTTTAGTTGCTTACATCTAAACCTAACAAAATAAGTTTAACTCTTCATTGTCATGAAAGCctaaaaagaaaagataaactaTAGAGGAAGATGGAGAACTAAGAAGGAGAATGGGGGACTTTAAGGAAACCAACCCATCTTAAAACTAGCGAGAATCTTTTTTTCTAGGAAAAAGAAATAAGCTAAAAGTGTCATGCCATCGAAAATGTCTCCTAATGCTAGATATTCCACATTGGGCACATGCATGCAGAAGCAACAAATGTATCAAGTGACGCTAAATACAAGTCGTGTGGCACTTAGCGTGATATGAGTGGTGCTCATCTCTAGTAACAAAAAATCCTCTTTGATTTTATGGGGATGAACATGAACCAGGTGATTCCTAAGCAAGCTATCTTTTAGAGTTCTTGTATTAGACTTCCTTCTACATTTTAATGGATTTCCCTCTTAATTGGCTAGACTCAAGGGTTTCTTGTTCAATCGCTTGACAACAAATAATGGGAATTAATGGTATAATTAGATGAGAGTAATCAATATctaattatttacaaaataaaaccaaaagGGGACTAAGTAAGTTAAAAGCTAAAGAAGAGTTGGTTTTTAATGTAAAATGACTAATAATAATGGTGAAAATTAACATTATCAACAAATGCACTATCAGGTAAGTTTTCTTAAGAATCGCGTGTGAAAAATTGTCAAATGTAACTTCAAGTAAACAGAcacactttttaaaatattttttaagcatGTTTTCACAAAAATCTCCTTCATAGTCAGGTTGCATATTAATAGCAtgcaatataaaaatataagagtTGAGAGAGATTTACACGATACTTTTACATTGGTTCATTTGAAAACCCATAGTACATTCAATTCTTGAGCAACATGATCAAGTTCCACTAACACAATCTAACGCTGCAAGATACAAGACAAATCTTATTGGACCTAGCCACTTCTGGTTAAACATCGAGTATTATTTGGACTCAACCACTCCTGGTTAAACACAAAGTATTGTTTGCAACACAACTACTCTTGGGCTAAGATCGAGTATTATTTGGAACATAGTCAATCCTGGATAAGACTTAGTATTCTTTGGAGCACAATCACTCTTGGATAAGATCGAATATTCTTTGGAACATAGTCACTCCTTGCTAAATAACTGTATATTCTTTGAGTTCAACCACTTTTGGCTAAacactttattaaaaaaagaagtgTGATCTAAAATATCAAAGGATTTTTTGAAAACACAAGAGCATTAAGAGTTTTTGCATTAGTGTCATCaatctttcttcttcacaaGATCTTCTTTATATAGGTGATGAAAATAAAAGAGTCGTTGAAAATTGTTTAAGAGTAGTTGTGAGATCTTGTGTTGTTCTTTTTCTTCATCTTGCGTCTATCCATGTTTAAACTCGTAGATGCATTAAATGTGTTTCATGCAACATTAAATGTGTATTGCTTCTTTATGTAACTTTCTAATACACTACATCACCTATCAAGCCTAGGCCAGGTAATTTTCTTCCAAACTTGAGTAAAGAGTGGAGCCTAACGCGATTGACTGCCTCACAGGATTGACATTTCGCcttttcaaaaaatttgtttGACTGAAGCAAATTTAGGTGTGCTCTTTTAGAAATTTTGATGTAGATACTTCAATGTGAGACcctattgtaaaaaataaacattctctataagcataaaataaaaatttatgaatattcAACATGTACCATGAAGTGCTTCAGGATACTTTAGGCTTATCTCTATTAGACGAAGTATACTTATTATCTGTCAAAACAAAAACTTATCAAACAAAGTAAGCAAACTTGTGTCTATCAAAAGCTTATCAAATGAAGTAATCATGTTTGTGTTTGTTAAAAGCTTATCAGACGAAATACACATATCGTTTGTCCAAGCAAAAACTTATTAGACGAAGTAAATAAGCAAAACAAATGTTTTTGTTCAACTAGACATGTTGGACTTGAAGAGTAAAGTCAAGTCTTAAAGAATTTATTTTGGTAATGATGTTTGAAAAAGGTGATTTGTATTTCTTGCTATAATTGTCATTTCAACTGTTGCACACAAACAATTTTAGTTTAATACACAACCTAATTTTAGCCTTAAtaataaaacttgtttttaaaaggttaaaatatgttgaatgcttttaaagttttttttaattgattaaggTTTTATGTAATTGATTAATTTGTTATTGACATGTTTCCATAAAAGGATAATCAATTATCAGTTTTGATATGGATTAAAACAAAGAACAAACAAGTGTGTTTTTAATTGATCTATAAGAATAATCGactcatttaaataataaattaaaaatgttttgaatTTTTCCTGAAATGttaaagaacaaaataaacGATTAATTGAGAATATAATCGACTAAAACAGATAacttatttatttgaaaatcattttttttagaataattgattaaatgtatcaaaataagtttttaaatagtttttggAAAGTTCTATAAATTGAATCGTTGATGCAcaacaaaatatcaaaatttacaAAGCTTGATTAATCTTTTTAGAGATCAAACTAAGCCAACTTTATTTACTCCAAGAGTTCGTCTAAGAATTTTCAAGAAATCCTTCAAGTCTCTTTTGGTTTGTCAATGTGTTATAAATGTTGTGTACTTATATTGAATCCATCTTGTGATTATTTTTGTTGTGCATCAGGTACTAACCACTACACTAACCACAACTCGGTCTTCTTGACCGAACTGACCGAGACCTGCACAGACGGGTAGGCCGACCAACACACTTAATCCATTTAACGTTTAAACCAAGGTTAATGAAGCTAAActaccattaagaattaggtaatacgcCCTTAAGTGTGATTCATTCCACTAATCAGACCCAATCAGGTAaacccattaaaataatataaataacgcaCATTCTAAAAAGAAAGGTATGTCATTATCACTATACACCCCGAATGtcgaatataattttttattgacttgagcgttagAGTATCTTCTGCAGGTACCTTTCCCATTTGGCATTCACCTGATACCGACAGACCGAGGCTAGAAGGATTCCCGTAAAATCCTGACAACCTGCTTGAAAGAAAGAAGGAGATGAAACCTTCATTAATTTTCTACATCCATCTCCCTGGCACgatcaaaatcaaataaatttgtgaatgaaatatttaatttaatctacTTTTTACCACGTATATGGAGTAACACTTTTTTGTGGAATTTACAAGCCAACTTATGATTATCTTATAATACTTTTtgagtttctaaaataattttagaattgtGTGTGGAAGTAGGTGAGCATGTTGGAGGGAGCATAAGAGAGTTGTAATTGTTCTAACGTgcttatttattgtttattgtaTAATGATAGCGTACCGCCAGTTCTGTAAGTGGGACAACTAAGCCTGAACAGCTCAATTCTATTGGCGTTGGCGTCTCGCGTTTTCCAGCTTCTCCGTTTTCAACAAGCACTACGTCCCTCTAATCCCGTTTTCTTCAGATCCTCATTTTCTCGTAGCCCTAATAGCGTGTTCTAGTCATATTTCCAATGAAGCCCTTGTCTGATGCCAACGAACTCGTATGAAGCTCTGAAGCTATAAACTCTCAGTCCCGCTGATGCACCTGTCAACACCGTTTTCcgaaaccctatgaagctctcaaTCGAGGTAACCTTTCATGTTGGATTATTTTGTTCATTTGCTTTAACAATGATTTTGTTCCAAGTCTTAGACTGCAATTTTATTATCGCTGCTTGATCTCTTATTGtaatttgttttgtttatttggTTTTGGAATTGGATAAAACCTTTGCTGCTTTGAAATTTCTGAAATGAAATGCATCAGGTGGGGCAAGCCAAGGAAGGTTGGGGCGGAGGGAATAGCATTGTGGGGTTCATTTGTACCTCAAAATTTATGTTTCTCTGGACTGTGTGCATTGTGATGTTATGTCTGCATAATCTTGAAATTGAATTGACCCTGAACCAGATTAAACTAGTGTAGAACCCTTTATTTTTACATGTGAGTGAATGTGAACTGGTTTTAAAGTGTGCGAAGCCCATAAAATGGACTAATATAAGAATTTAATTGATGACAAGTAGAATTTAAAATGCTAAATAGTTTAGATGAGATGCATTTCATATTTTAACCTGAAGTTCTTAAAATATCACAGTTTAAGACGTTCTTAAAGTGACTTTTCATTTTCTACATTCTTTTAACAAGCAAACTACTTATTGTTGTCAAAATGGACATTGGTGGGGGACTCACCTTCTTTTGAGATTTTGGAGCAGCACATGAATTAAGTAACGAAGTCTGAGGTTGATCAGTAAAATAATactatgaatattaattaaacaataaaatGGTCATGAAGAAAAAAAGGATATCTCTCACCATATACATCAGGTTAGGAAGGTATTATCCATCTCTTTCTTttctgaaaaagaaaaaagaaaaaacattaaaagaaattatcaacaaaattgCATACTGCTATCAAAGCATCAAGCCCTTCCATTACTGGAGATTTAGTATTTTCCTTGTCAACTCATAATAAATGGAATAATTAAAGGCATTGGAAAGAATGAAAACTCAATAGTACAAAGTATTGTGAATTTAGACTAAAGGGAAACTTGTCTGTTTGAAGTATCAGGATCAGCATATTTTCTCAGGACTGCTGACTCTGTAAATATTGCATAAAATTTGGATTTGTAAGACTTGAGTAATAAAACATCAATGAAGTTTCTTTCACACACTCACACATATTAGTTAATTAATTCAACTATGCAGTCACAAGCTTTTGTACAAAATGTGCAATTTGTAAGGGTTTATGCCTGAACTATTTCGAttcccataatcgattatgtcctACACCATAATAGATTATGCAAGGAACCATAATTTGTTATGGGACTCAATCTGCATATTTTGCGCCCACAACATGCAAATTATTGCAAAAATTCTTCCCATGCAGGAGAAAAGGGGGTAAACTCCCTAACCCACCATCCAATTTCTCTCATTTCCTCACATGTGAGAGGGGCACATCTTCTCCCATCCTTGCCTTGTAGATTTTCGCTAATCAGCTATTCCATATACGAACAGTGCACCAACTTTCTCGGCTCACAATTTTACCTGCAACACTGAATGAGTCCTTCCAAACATACCGTTAGAGCTGGAGTGAGGTTATTTCCTCATTTACCAACTGCCTATGTTTTTCACGTGCTTGTTAGTTATTTTGTCCTCGCGCATGACTGGAAAT harbors:
- the LOC137821610 gene encoding manganese-dependent ADP-ribose/CDP-alcohol diphosphatase-like isoform X1 produces the protein MVDSTGCFFLNGLLGHVEIDAMFSSNGLATTQPLFSFGLIADVQYADIPDGRSFLGVPRYYRHSILVLQRAVNEWNTHQKHMFVINLGDIVDGFCPKDQSLGTVQKVVDEFEMFRGGPVYHMIGNHCLYNLPRSKLLPLLKIQTLDGRAYYDFSPVPEYRFVVLDGYDISAIGWPQDHPKTLEAMKILREKNPNENKNSPDNLEGPERRFVMFNGGLGKEQMEWLDGVLLDATKLKQKVIVCCHLPLDPGAANMDTLLWNYDEVMNLMHRYNCVKACLAGHDHIGGYSIDSHGIHHRVFEAALECPPGTNAFGYIDVYDDRISLIGTDRMESTDMHFSPPS
- the LOC137821610 gene encoding manganese-dependent ADP-ribose/CDP-alcohol diphosphatase-like isoform X2 encodes the protein MFSSNGLATTQPLFSFGLIADVQYADIPDGRSFLGVPRYYRHSILVLQRAVNEWNTHQKHMFVINLGDIVDGFCPKDQSLGTVQKVVDEFEMFRGGPVYHMIGNHCLYNLPRSKLLPLLKIQTLDGRAYYDFSPVPEYRFVVLDGYDISAIGWPQDHPKTLEAMKILREKNPNENKNSPDNLEGPERRFVMFNGGLGKEQMEWLDGVLLDATKLKQKVIVCCHLPLDPGAANMDTLLWNYDEVMNLMHRYNCVKACLAGHDHIGGYSIDSHGIHHRVFEAALECPPGTNAFGYIDVYDDRISLIGTDRMESTDMHFSPPS